In Monomorium pharaonis isolate MP-MQ-018 chromosome 3, ASM1337386v2, whole genome shotgun sequence, a genomic segment contains:
- the LOC118644741 gene encoding uncharacterized protein LOC118644741, with protein sequence MENKKKGSWDKDNLKTALDKVLSKKMGLREAALKYSIPKSTLHDKITCLKSGEEIALQPKLGRFTKTFLPEYEEQLLNHVKDLSNRCLPLMKKEFLKLAYDLAVELKLPHRFNTEKRTAGKHFYYDFMARHPDLSLRTPESTSMMRAVGFNKPQVDLFFSNLEKLMNQYNFPPSNKRNKAPKTNSSGTFIRA encoded by the coding sequence AtggagaataaaaagaaaggatCATGGGATAAGGATAATTTGAAAACTGCTCTTGATAAAgttttgtcaaaaaaaatgGGACTGAGAGAAGCTGCGCTAAAGTATAGTATTCCTAAAAGCACtttacatgacaaaataaCCTGCCTAAAGTCCGGTGAAGAAATTGCATTGCAGCCTAAGCTTGGTAGATTCACCAAAACATTCCTACCAGAATATGAAGAACAATTATTGAACCATGTAAAAGACTTATCTAATCGATGTTTGCCacttatgaaaaaagaatttttaaagttgGCATATGACTTAGCTGTAGAGCTAAAGCTTCCTCATCGCTTCAACACTGAAAAAAGAACAGCtggtaaacatttttactatGATTTTATGGCTAGACATCCTGATTTATCACTAAGAACACCCGAGTCTACGAGTATGATGCGAGCTGTAGGTTTTAATAAGCCGCAGGTAGATTTGTTCTTCTCAAATCTTGAAAAACTCAtgaatcaatataattttcctcCTTCTAACAAAAGAAACAAAGCACCGAAAACAAACAGCAGTGGCACATTTATCCGGGCCTGA
- the LOC105838901 gene encoding proliferating cell nuclear antigen: MFEARLTQSAILKKVLDAVKDLLTEATFECSDSGIQVQAMDNAHVSLVSLNLRSDGFDKYRCDRNLSMGMSISCMSKILRCAGSEDTVTLRALDNPESVVFIFESPNKDKLAEYDMKLINMDQEHLGIPDTSYSCVVKMPTAEFTRICRDLSQFGESITFACSKEGIKFSASGDYGSANIKLAQTADADNEEEAVIVNMQEPVKLTFSCRYLNCFVKAGPLCNQVQLSMSDDVPLVCEYKIGDIGHIRYYLAPKIDDEEENN; the protein is encoded by the exons ATGTTCGAGGCACGCCTGACGCAGAGCGCGATCCTGAAGAAAGTGTTGGACGCGGTGAAGGACCTTCTGACCGAGGCGACTTTTGAATGCTCAGACTCGGGGATTCAGGTCCAGGCGATGGACAACGCGCACGTCTCTCTGGTCTCGTTGAATCTCAGGAGTGACGGTTTTGACAAATACCGCTGTGATCGAAATCTTTCGATGGGGATGAGCATCAGTTG CATGTCGAAGATTCTGCGATGCGCTGGTTCAGAAGACACGGTAACTCTTAGAGCATTGGACAATCCTGAGTCTGTTGTTTTTATATTCGAATCGCCGAACAAAGACAAGCTGGCCGAATACGATATGAAATTGATTAACATGGATCAGGAGCACCTGGGCATACCT GACACCTCGTACTCGTGCGTCGTGAAAATGCCAACCGCAGAATTCACTCGCATATGCAGAGATCTGAGCCAATTTGGAGAATCTATAACTTTTGCATGTAGCAAGGAGGGTATCAAGTTCAGCGCGTCCGGTGATTACGGCTCAG CTAACATCAAATTAGCGCAGACTGCGGACGCGGATAATGAAGAAGAAGCGGTAATAGTTAATATGCAAGAACCAGtgaaattaacattttccTGCCGTTATCTGAATTGTTTTGTAAAAGCTGGTCCTCTCTGCAACCAAGTTCAACTGTCCATGTCCGACGACGTGCCTTTAGTCTGTGAATACAAGATCGGTGATATTGGACACATCAGATATTACCTGGCGCCCAAGATCGACGACGAGGaagaaaataactaa
- the LOC105831575 gene encoding zinc finger protein 37 homolog isoform X4, whose protein sequence is MAIAASENYQLKWHSYGAHLHSSVATLLHSESFADVLLATSCGRHVAAHRFVLAACSSYLSHIFQTCHFGANTNAPIIVVLPTEIGYRTLKILIQYMYSGEATVTNDQLEGVLKAGDILRVRGLWRSNTGSSSKKENIQSNNQKIDRDKRETSQLAGQIQKIKLVQPTPPEKVIENVQQAATAACQNIQLAKPVERKSTEKIEDKTTNESNEVKKVSEEKSNEQSKTNKENLETTNGKKKKSVGSDVESNKSKSEGGENTELNLELLVKDEPIDWEETIDPSESLTIDHEIDIKPEIVHSADEDGDMEEEEYTPLTCDMCSQTFNRPSDWVRHIEFTHADMTENRRKKRKDDINDDSKDFPPLKCDLCGNMYSTPQEWVRHIQTEHTEEQLALMNNSAPPKPKRVHNHQKLCNICQKEFPSHASMVIHQRTHTGEKPFLCSYCKKGFNVKSNLLRHLRTLHDKYVHPSLYGSNGSTNA, encoded by the exons ATGGCTATCGCCGCCTCGGAGAATTATCAGCTCAAATGGCACAGCTATGGAGCGCATCTGCACAGCTCCGTCGCAACTCTACTGCACTCGGAATCCTTCGCGGACGTTCTTCTGGCGACGTCCTGCGGCCGGCACGTGGCCGCTCATCGATTCGTCCTCGCGGCCTGCTCATCTTACCTCAGCCATATTTTCCAGACGTGCCACTTCGGCGCGAACACCAACGCACCGATAATCGTG GTGTTGCCTACGGAGATCGGATATCGCACGTTAAAAATCCTAATACAGTACATGTACAGCGGCGAGGCCACCGTGACGAATGACCAGCTGGAGGGAGTCCTGAAGGCCGGCGACATCCTACGTGTGCGCGGATTGTGGAGATCGAACaccggcagcagcagcaagaAGGAGAACATACAGTCGAATAATCAGAAGATCGACCGTGACAAGCGGGAGACGTCGCAGCTAGCCGGGCAGATACAAAAGATCAAACTGGTGCAACCGACCCCGCCGGAGAAGGTAATCGAGAACGTGCAACAGGCGGCCACGGCGGCGTGCCAGAACATACAGCTCGCGAAGCCGGTCGAAAGGAAGAGCACCGAGAAGATCGAGGACAAGACGACCAACGAGTCCAACGAGGTCAAGAAGGTCTCAGAGGAGAAGAGTAATGAGCAGAGCAAGACGAACAAGGAGAATCTTGAGACGACGAACggcaagaagaagaagagcgTCGGCAGCGACGTCGAGTCGAATAAGTCGAAGAGCGAAGGTGGCGAAAAC ACTGAACTAAATCTCGAACTGTTAGTGAAGGACGAGCCGATCGATTGGGAAGAGACGATCGATCCATCGGAATCGCTCACGATAGACCATGAGATCGATATCAAACCA GAAATCGTGCACAGCGCGGACGAGGATGGCGATATGGAGGAGGAGGAGTATACACCGCTGACATGCGACATGTGCAGTCAAACGTTTAACAGACCGTCGGATTGGGTGAGGCACATAGAGTTCACGCACGCTGACATGACCGAAAATCGGAGAAAGAAACGAAAG gacGACATAAACGACGACAGCAAGGACTTCCCGCCCTTGAAATGCGATCTGTGCGGTAACATGTATTCCACGCCGCAGGAGTGGGTGCGCCACATACAAACGGAGCACACGGAGGAGCAGCTGGCCTTGATGAACAACTCTGCACCCCCGAAGCCGAAGAGGGTTCACAATCACCAAAAGTTGTGCAACATATGTCAAAAGGAGTTCCCGAGTCACGCCTCGATGGTCATCCACCAGAGAACGCATACGGGCGAAAAGCCTTTTCTCTGCTCCTATTGTAAAAAAGGCTTCAACGTAAAGAGCAACCTACTGAGGCATTTAAGGACACTGCATGACAAATATGTACATCCTAGCTTATACGGAAGTAATGGTAGCACGAACGCTTAA
- the LOC105831575 gene encoding zinc finger and BTB domain-containing protein 14 isoform X5, producing MDAACLNHFPVTAATEKMAIAASENYQLKWHSYGAHLHSSVATLLHSESFADVLLATSCGRHVAAHRFVLAACSSYLSHIFQTCHFGANTNAPIIVVLPTEIGYRTLKILIQYMYSGEATVTNDQLEGVLKAGDILRVRGLWRSNTGSSSKKENIQSNNQKIDRDKRETSQLAGQIQKIKLVQPTPPEKVIENVQQAATAACQNIQLAKPVERKSTEKIEDKTTNESNEVKKVSEEKSNEQSKTNKENLETTNGKKKKSVGSDVESNKSKSEGGENTELNLELLVKDEPIDWEETIDPSESLTIDHEIDIKPEIVHSADEDGDMEEEEYTPLTCDMCSQTFNRPSDWVRHIEFTHADMTENRRKKRKEWVRHIQTEHTEEQLALMNNSAPPKPKRVHNHQKLCNICQKEFPSHASMVIHQRTHTGEKPFLCSYCKKGFNVKSNLLRHLRTLHDKYVHPSLYGSNGSTNA from the exons ATGGACGCGGCATGCCTTAACCACTTTCCCGTGACGGCCGCGACAG AAAAGATGGCTATCGCCGCCTCGGAGAATTATCAGCTCAAATGGCACAGCTATGGAGCGCATCTGCACAGCTCCGTCGCAACTCTACTGCACTCGGAATCCTTCGCGGACGTTCTTCTGGCGACGTCCTGCGGCCGGCACGTGGCCGCTCATCGATTCGTCCTCGCGGCCTGCTCATCTTACCTCAGCCATATTTTCCAGACGTGCCACTTCGGCGCGAACACCAACGCACCGATAATCGTG GTGTTGCCTACGGAGATCGGATATCGCACGTTAAAAATCCTAATACAGTACATGTACAGCGGCGAGGCCACCGTGACGAATGACCAGCTGGAGGGAGTCCTGAAGGCCGGCGACATCCTACGTGTGCGCGGATTGTGGAGATCGAACaccggcagcagcagcaagaAGGAGAACATACAGTCGAATAATCAGAAGATCGACCGTGACAAGCGGGAGACGTCGCAGCTAGCCGGGCAGATACAAAAGATCAAACTGGTGCAACCGACCCCGCCGGAGAAGGTAATCGAGAACGTGCAACAGGCGGCCACGGCGGCGTGCCAGAACATACAGCTCGCGAAGCCGGTCGAAAGGAAGAGCACCGAGAAGATCGAGGACAAGACGACCAACGAGTCCAACGAGGTCAAGAAGGTCTCAGAGGAGAAGAGTAATGAGCAGAGCAAGACGAACAAGGAGAATCTTGAGACGACGAACggcaagaagaagaagagcgTCGGCAGCGACGTCGAGTCGAATAAGTCGAAGAGCGAAGGTGGCGAAAAC ACTGAACTAAATCTCGAACTGTTAGTGAAGGACGAGCCGATCGATTGGGAAGAGACGATCGATCCATCGGAATCGCTCACGATAGACCATGAGATCGATATCAAACCA GAAATCGTGCACAGCGCGGACGAGGATGGCGATATGGAGGAGGAGGAGTATACACCGCTGACATGCGACATGTGCAGTCAAACGTTTAACAGACCGTCGGATTGGGTGAGGCACATAGAGTTCACGCACGCTGACATGACCGAAAATCGGAGAAAGAAACGAAAG GAGTGGGTGCGCCACATACAAACGGAGCACACGGAGGAGCAGCTGGCCTTGATGAACAACTCTGCACCCCCGAAGCCGAAGAGGGTTCACAATCACCAAAAGTTGTGCAACATATGTCAAAAGGAGTTCCCGAGTCACGCCTCGATGGTCATCCACCAGAGAACGCATACGGGCGAAAAGCCTTTTCTCTGCTCCTATTGTAAAAAAGGCTTCAACGTAAAGAGCAACCTACTGAGGCATTTAAGGACACTGCATGACAAATATGTACATCCTAGCTTATACGGAAGTAATGGTAGCACGAACGCTTAA
- the LOC105831575 gene encoding zinc finger protein 37 homolog isoform X3 gives MFSEKMAIAASENYQLKWHSYGAHLHSSVATLLHSESFADVLLATSCGRHVAAHRFVLAACSSYLSHIFQTCHFGANTNAPIIVVLPTEIGYRTLKILIQYMYSGEATVTNDQLEGVLKAGDILRVRGLWRSNTGSSSKKENIQSNNQKIDRDKRETSQLAGQIQKIKLVQPTPPEKVIENVQQAATAACQNIQLAKPVERKSTEKIEDKTTNESNEVKKVSEEKSNEQSKTNKENLETTNGKKKKSVGSDVESNKSKSEGGENTELNLELLVKDEPIDWEETIDPSESLTIDHEIDIKPEIVHSADEDGDMEEEEYTPLTCDMCSQTFNRPSDWVRHIEFTHADMTENRRKKRKDDINDDSKDFPPLKCDLCGNMYSTPQEWVRHIQTEHTEEQLALMNNSAPPKPKRVHNHQKLCNICQKEFPSHASMVIHQRTHTGEKPFLCSYCKKGFNVKSNLLRHLRTLHDKYVHPSLYGSNGSTNA, from the exons ATGTTCTCAG AAAAGATGGCTATCGCCGCCTCGGAGAATTATCAGCTCAAATGGCACAGCTATGGAGCGCATCTGCACAGCTCCGTCGCAACTCTACTGCACTCGGAATCCTTCGCGGACGTTCTTCTGGCGACGTCCTGCGGCCGGCACGTGGCCGCTCATCGATTCGTCCTCGCGGCCTGCTCATCTTACCTCAGCCATATTTTCCAGACGTGCCACTTCGGCGCGAACACCAACGCACCGATAATCGTG GTGTTGCCTACGGAGATCGGATATCGCACGTTAAAAATCCTAATACAGTACATGTACAGCGGCGAGGCCACCGTGACGAATGACCAGCTGGAGGGAGTCCTGAAGGCCGGCGACATCCTACGTGTGCGCGGATTGTGGAGATCGAACaccggcagcagcagcaagaAGGAGAACATACAGTCGAATAATCAGAAGATCGACCGTGACAAGCGGGAGACGTCGCAGCTAGCCGGGCAGATACAAAAGATCAAACTGGTGCAACCGACCCCGCCGGAGAAGGTAATCGAGAACGTGCAACAGGCGGCCACGGCGGCGTGCCAGAACATACAGCTCGCGAAGCCGGTCGAAAGGAAGAGCACCGAGAAGATCGAGGACAAGACGACCAACGAGTCCAACGAGGTCAAGAAGGTCTCAGAGGAGAAGAGTAATGAGCAGAGCAAGACGAACAAGGAGAATCTTGAGACGACGAACggcaagaagaagaagagcgTCGGCAGCGACGTCGAGTCGAATAAGTCGAAGAGCGAAGGTGGCGAAAAC ACTGAACTAAATCTCGAACTGTTAGTGAAGGACGAGCCGATCGATTGGGAAGAGACGATCGATCCATCGGAATCGCTCACGATAGACCATGAGATCGATATCAAACCA GAAATCGTGCACAGCGCGGACGAGGATGGCGATATGGAGGAGGAGGAGTATACACCGCTGACATGCGACATGTGCAGTCAAACGTTTAACAGACCGTCGGATTGGGTGAGGCACATAGAGTTCACGCACGCTGACATGACCGAAAATCGGAGAAAGAAACGAAAG gacGACATAAACGACGACAGCAAGGACTTCCCGCCCTTGAAATGCGATCTGTGCGGTAACATGTATTCCACGCCGCAGGAGTGGGTGCGCCACATACAAACGGAGCACACGGAGGAGCAGCTGGCCTTGATGAACAACTCTGCACCCCCGAAGCCGAAGAGGGTTCACAATCACCAAAAGTTGTGCAACATATGTCAAAAGGAGTTCCCGAGTCACGCCTCGATGGTCATCCACCAGAGAACGCATACGGGCGAAAAGCCTTTTCTCTGCTCCTATTGTAAAAAAGGCTTCAACGTAAAGAGCAACCTACTGAGGCATTTAAGGACACTGCATGACAAATATGTACATCCTAGCTTATACGGAAGTAATGGTAGCACGAACGCTTAA
- the LOC105831575 gene encoding zinc finger protein 37 homolog isoform X2 → MMQYQKMAIAASENYQLKWHSYGAHLHSSVATLLHSESFADVLLATSCGRHVAAHRFVLAACSSYLSHIFQTCHFGANTNAPIIVVLPTEIGYRTLKILIQYMYSGEATVTNDQLEGVLKAGDILRVRGLWRSNTGSSSKKENIQSNNQKIDRDKRETSQLAGQIQKIKLVQPTPPEKVIENVQQAATAACQNIQLAKPVERKSTEKIEDKTTNESNEVKKVSEEKSNEQSKTNKENLETTNGKKKKSVGSDVESNKSKSEGGENTELNLELLVKDEPIDWEETIDPSESLTIDHEIDIKPEIVHSADEDGDMEEEEYTPLTCDMCSQTFNRPSDWVRHIEFTHADMTENRRKKRKDDINDDSKDFPPLKCDLCGNMYSTPQEWVRHIQTEHTEEQLALMNNSAPPKPKRVHNHQKLCNICQKEFPSHASMVIHQRTHTGEKPFLCSYCKKGFNVKSNLLRHLRTLHDKYVHPSLYGSNGSTNA, encoded by the exons ATGATGCAGTATC AAAAGATGGCTATCGCCGCCTCGGAGAATTATCAGCTCAAATGGCACAGCTATGGAGCGCATCTGCACAGCTCCGTCGCAACTCTACTGCACTCGGAATCCTTCGCGGACGTTCTTCTGGCGACGTCCTGCGGCCGGCACGTGGCCGCTCATCGATTCGTCCTCGCGGCCTGCTCATCTTACCTCAGCCATATTTTCCAGACGTGCCACTTCGGCGCGAACACCAACGCACCGATAATCGTG GTGTTGCCTACGGAGATCGGATATCGCACGTTAAAAATCCTAATACAGTACATGTACAGCGGCGAGGCCACCGTGACGAATGACCAGCTGGAGGGAGTCCTGAAGGCCGGCGACATCCTACGTGTGCGCGGATTGTGGAGATCGAACaccggcagcagcagcaagaAGGAGAACATACAGTCGAATAATCAGAAGATCGACCGTGACAAGCGGGAGACGTCGCAGCTAGCCGGGCAGATACAAAAGATCAAACTGGTGCAACCGACCCCGCCGGAGAAGGTAATCGAGAACGTGCAACAGGCGGCCACGGCGGCGTGCCAGAACATACAGCTCGCGAAGCCGGTCGAAAGGAAGAGCACCGAGAAGATCGAGGACAAGACGACCAACGAGTCCAACGAGGTCAAGAAGGTCTCAGAGGAGAAGAGTAATGAGCAGAGCAAGACGAACAAGGAGAATCTTGAGACGACGAACggcaagaagaagaagagcgTCGGCAGCGACGTCGAGTCGAATAAGTCGAAGAGCGAAGGTGGCGAAAAC ACTGAACTAAATCTCGAACTGTTAGTGAAGGACGAGCCGATCGATTGGGAAGAGACGATCGATCCATCGGAATCGCTCACGATAGACCATGAGATCGATATCAAACCA GAAATCGTGCACAGCGCGGACGAGGATGGCGATATGGAGGAGGAGGAGTATACACCGCTGACATGCGACATGTGCAGTCAAACGTTTAACAGACCGTCGGATTGGGTGAGGCACATAGAGTTCACGCACGCTGACATGACCGAAAATCGGAGAAAGAAACGAAAG gacGACATAAACGACGACAGCAAGGACTTCCCGCCCTTGAAATGCGATCTGTGCGGTAACATGTATTCCACGCCGCAGGAGTGGGTGCGCCACATACAAACGGAGCACACGGAGGAGCAGCTGGCCTTGATGAACAACTCTGCACCCCCGAAGCCGAAGAGGGTTCACAATCACCAAAAGTTGTGCAACATATGTCAAAAGGAGTTCCCGAGTCACGCCTCGATGGTCATCCACCAGAGAACGCATACGGGCGAAAAGCCTTTTCTCTGCTCCTATTGTAAAAAAGGCTTCAACGTAAAGAGCAACCTACTGAGGCATTTAAGGACACTGCATGACAAATATGTACATCCTAGCTTATACGGAAGTAATGGTAGCACGAACGCTTAA
- the LOC105831575 gene encoding zinc finger protein 37 homolog isoform X1 translates to MDAACLNHFPVTAATEKMAIAASENYQLKWHSYGAHLHSSVATLLHSESFADVLLATSCGRHVAAHRFVLAACSSYLSHIFQTCHFGANTNAPIIVVLPTEIGYRTLKILIQYMYSGEATVTNDQLEGVLKAGDILRVRGLWRSNTGSSSKKENIQSNNQKIDRDKRETSQLAGQIQKIKLVQPTPPEKVIENVQQAATAACQNIQLAKPVERKSTEKIEDKTTNESNEVKKVSEEKSNEQSKTNKENLETTNGKKKKSVGSDVESNKSKSEGGENTELNLELLVKDEPIDWEETIDPSESLTIDHEIDIKPEIVHSADEDGDMEEEEYTPLTCDMCSQTFNRPSDWVRHIEFTHADMTENRRKKRKDDINDDSKDFPPLKCDLCGNMYSTPQEWVRHIQTEHTEEQLALMNNSAPPKPKRVHNHQKLCNICQKEFPSHASMVIHQRTHTGEKPFLCSYCKKGFNVKSNLLRHLRTLHDKYVHPSLYGSNGSTNA, encoded by the exons ATGGACGCGGCATGCCTTAACCACTTTCCCGTGACGGCCGCGACAG AAAAGATGGCTATCGCCGCCTCGGAGAATTATCAGCTCAAATGGCACAGCTATGGAGCGCATCTGCACAGCTCCGTCGCAACTCTACTGCACTCGGAATCCTTCGCGGACGTTCTTCTGGCGACGTCCTGCGGCCGGCACGTGGCCGCTCATCGATTCGTCCTCGCGGCCTGCTCATCTTACCTCAGCCATATTTTCCAGACGTGCCACTTCGGCGCGAACACCAACGCACCGATAATCGTG GTGTTGCCTACGGAGATCGGATATCGCACGTTAAAAATCCTAATACAGTACATGTACAGCGGCGAGGCCACCGTGACGAATGACCAGCTGGAGGGAGTCCTGAAGGCCGGCGACATCCTACGTGTGCGCGGATTGTGGAGATCGAACaccggcagcagcagcaagaAGGAGAACATACAGTCGAATAATCAGAAGATCGACCGTGACAAGCGGGAGACGTCGCAGCTAGCCGGGCAGATACAAAAGATCAAACTGGTGCAACCGACCCCGCCGGAGAAGGTAATCGAGAACGTGCAACAGGCGGCCACGGCGGCGTGCCAGAACATACAGCTCGCGAAGCCGGTCGAAAGGAAGAGCACCGAGAAGATCGAGGACAAGACGACCAACGAGTCCAACGAGGTCAAGAAGGTCTCAGAGGAGAAGAGTAATGAGCAGAGCAAGACGAACAAGGAGAATCTTGAGACGACGAACggcaagaagaagaagagcgTCGGCAGCGACGTCGAGTCGAATAAGTCGAAGAGCGAAGGTGGCGAAAAC ACTGAACTAAATCTCGAACTGTTAGTGAAGGACGAGCCGATCGATTGGGAAGAGACGATCGATCCATCGGAATCGCTCACGATAGACCATGAGATCGATATCAAACCA GAAATCGTGCACAGCGCGGACGAGGATGGCGATATGGAGGAGGAGGAGTATACACCGCTGACATGCGACATGTGCAGTCAAACGTTTAACAGACCGTCGGATTGGGTGAGGCACATAGAGTTCACGCACGCTGACATGACCGAAAATCGGAGAAAGAAACGAAAG gacGACATAAACGACGACAGCAAGGACTTCCCGCCCTTGAAATGCGATCTGTGCGGTAACATGTATTCCACGCCGCAGGAGTGGGTGCGCCACATACAAACGGAGCACACGGAGGAGCAGCTGGCCTTGATGAACAACTCTGCACCCCCGAAGCCGAAGAGGGTTCACAATCACCAAAAGTTGTGCAACATATGTCAAAAGGAGTTCCCGAGTCACGCCTCGATGGTCATCCACCAGAGAACGCATACGGGCGAAAAGCCTTTTCTCTGCTCCTATTGTAAAAAAGGCTTCAACGTAAAGAGCAACCTACTGAGGCATTTAAGGACACTGCATGACAAATATGTACATCCTAGCTTATACGGAAGTAATGGTAGCACGAACGCTTAA